One window of Aspergillus oryzae RIB40 DNA, chromosome 3 genomic DNA carries:
- the cbpA gene encoding putative calcineurin binding protein (predicted protein) — MSGLTTSPPGSIPASPSSVNQVSRSSRPALTLDLSNLPTMSQPTKPTNTLIITELSNILIFQPASLATLRAQLESIAPLNSFSPLPSLRRLICSFYTEEDALSVRKLLDGQLLEHNVRPRVYFGEPTPILDEESRRPKLLEAPHADKLFFISPPPSPPHGWVMRNEEPPNKEVHASDLATALAKLKTEQSGVYEGISQTCEPGTPMSMTSDKRTGSWPASMSGQRSRSSTLIYHPEDHGGSPNLPAVMVEDTSIMVDDLEMDMSPIEMPIRKAPPKTSRPPVELMC; from the coding sequence ATGTCTGGACTCACCACATCTCCTCCGGGGTCAATTCCTGCCTCTCCCTCCAGCGTCAACCAGGTCTCTCGGTCATCTCGACCAGCCCTCACGCTTGATCTCTCCAATCTTCCAACAATGTCTCAACCAACCAAGCCAACAAAtaccctcatcatcaccgaacTGAGCAACATTCTTATCTTCCAACCCGCCTCCCTCGCCACTCTCCGCGCACAACTTGAGTCCATCGCGCCCCTGAActcattctctccactcccctctctccgccgcctcatctgttctttttacacagaagaagacgccCTTAGTGTCCGGAAACTCCTTGACGGCCAACTCCTCGAGCACAACGTCCGCCCGAGAGTTTACTTCGGCGAACCCACCCCAATCCTAGACGAGGAATCCCGCCGCCCAAAGCTCCTGGAAGCCCCCCATGCCGacaagctcttcttcatcagccCGCCACCCAGCCCCCCGCACGGATGGGTCATGCGCAACGAGGAACCCCCGAACAAGGAGGTGCACGCCAGTGATCTCGCCACCGCCTTGGCCAAGTTGAAGACCGAGCAATCCGGTGTCTACGAGGGTATCAGCCAGACCTGTGAACCCGGTACTCCGATGTCTATGACCTCCGATAAGCGCACGGGGAGCTGGCCCGCCTCTATGTCCGGACAgcgcagcagaagcagcacCCTTATCTACCACCCTGAAGACCACGGCGGAAGCCCTAACCTGCCTGCTGTTATGGTCGAAGATACGAGTATCATGGTGGACGATTTGGAAATGGATATGAGTCCCATTGAGATGCCGATCCGGAAGGCCCCGCCCAAGACCTCTCGGCCTCCTGTTGAATTGATGTGTTGA
- a CDS encoding KH domain protein (predicted protein): MHKISNFTGQARHGWERMTPTFGMSRPHSDMASHSLRRPHGAPPMTPPTGIDPTVNLSFNVPFSSTLGGPDVDDVLHASPGALQRWTFPEGTLEGTPVHNLPVHTSNVEALRRLCRQITESSNGRIEAVVFGSEPKSVASLQRRPQGLVTNVCITGEGETVRKMRARILNETPILLRCATVDVDMHLIMDGSTKGIRPSVLEHLDTLSAYTGTDIFLLSPKLRDNDSAVVSSYGYASDNGLDQRFRVSIYGDMESAEHAKTRVLIMIDQILKRHVDAMKLELTMHTLVCGRTRKNIKLIEAATGTAIYFPPPFPRIFGYTPPGAHRRSEDEVYITGDTQEQIARAKQKLRELVMGVKIYVKDVIVNSNKIDNILLDRLDKVRKVMEMNGSYVLFPQLGSQRGLVRIQGTEVLHVERTVREIMALAGQFYSASWWIIMPDPSQGTFRAPSPADVRTMLSDICTNSAAEVSFDNLTFTINGSDDAVKAAMMVVNQIPFVQRSQYQMRVKIELANEHKEFVSGKKNGKINKIMGQSNVQIIFDGFNEYNFYIDVCGNQYESTKNGLDLVEQEMPASISFHVPDQYHKRIIGIGGQHIQRIMKKYSVFVKFSNAMDRGGMGKEDDDIKVDNVICRTPARNAQSLDLVKQEIMDMVEKVDAEYVSERVVINRLYHRELLARMTEIDELEKKWNCKIEFPSTELASDVVTISGPEYQVPQAVDALLGMVPESHELLFQSSHELREYFKSVEFRSDVCAKLKEQYEVDTTVDLSADFPSSETSSTGSVSPTLPPEDRVVLGYTRNNAGGLKDAIDFLISRLVAHGLDANTVKGAIPRPKSDSFEESLPFFDSKLLQHAPVPLVTDSPTRPNFSDETSERGSIFERLRKPGSISSFSSFIGRKNHSASPGSFFKHASSNASKASLVSMESRDSGYRNPWNDSGVNLPEDDLPVLGSSHSHSSSNGWPARFDTKFPFGTAPGDMTPKHDPRASFDSGRPSTSNSTSGYPAPIGPPR, from the exons ATGCACAAGATCTCCAACTTTACGGGTCAAGCCCGTCATGGCTGGGAGCGAATGACGCCCACGTTTGGCATGTCCAGGCCTCACAGCGATATGGCATCGCACTCGCTACGTCGACCTCATGGCGCACCACCCATGACACCGCCAACCGGTATCGATCCGACCGTGAACCTTTCCTTCAACGTGCCGTTTTCTTCGACTTTGGGCGGTCCCGATGTGGATGATGTGCTACATGCGAGCCCCGGTGCTCTGCAGCGCTGGACTTTTCCTGAAGGCACTCTCGAAGGCACGCCGGTCCACAACTTACCCGTTCACACCAGCAATGTCGAAGCTTTGCGGAGATTGTGTCGCCAAATCACCGAGAGTAGTAATGGGCGAATCGAGGCAGTCGTGTTCGGCTCAGAGCCTAAATCCGTTGCGTCCCTACAACGGCGACCTCAAGGCTTGGTGACAAACGTGTGTATCACCGGTGAAGGCGAGACCGTGCGCAAAATGCGGGCCAGGATCCTGAACGAGACACCTATCCTGTTG CGCTGTGCGACCGTTGATGTAGATATGCATCTCATCATGGATGGGTCCACGAAAGGAATCCGCCCGAGTGTATTAGAGCACCTCGATACCTTGTCCGCATACACCGGAACAGATATCTTCCTGTTGAGCCCCAAACTTCGAGATAACGATAGCGCAGTGGTGTCTTCTTACGGCTATGCCTCTGACAATGGGCTGGACCAACGTTTCCGTGTTTCCATTTACGGTGACATGGAGAGCGCAGAACATGCCAAGACCAGggtgttgatcatgatcGATCAAATC CTTAAACGTCATGTGGACGCTATGAAGCTAGAGTTGACCATGCACACATTAGTCTGTGGTCGCACTCGCAAAaacatcaagctcatcgagGCCGCCACGGGTACTGCCATCTACTTCCCGCCTCCCTTTCCTCGCATCTTCGGCTACACGCCACCAGGCGCTCACCGTCGcagtgaagatgaggtcTATATCACCGGTGATACTCAAGAACAGATTGCTCGAGCCAAGCAAAAGTTGAGAGAGCTTGTCATGGGCGTCAAGATCTATGTCAAGGATGTCATTGTCAATTCTAATAAGATTGACAACATTTTGCTGGACCGTTTGGACAAAGTTCGAAAGGTGATGGAGATGAATGGCTCTTACGTTCTCTTCCCTCAACTAGGCAGCCAACGGGGTCTTGTCCGTATCCAAGGCACCGAGGTGCTGCATGTAGAGCGCACTGTTCGGGAGATCATGGCATTG GCTGGTCAATTCTATAGTGCCTCGTGGTGGATTATCATGCCGGATCCTTCTCAAGGGACCTTCCGCGCCCCCTCACCCGCCGATGTTCGCACCATGCTGTCCGATATCTGCACCAATTCAGCGGCAGAAGTGAGCTTCGACAACCTGaccttcaccatcaacgGGTCCGATGACGCCGTGAAGGCCGCTATGATGGTCGTCAACCAGATCCCATTCGTCCAGCGGAGCCAGTACCAGATGCGTGTGAAAATCGAACTAGCAAACGAGCACAAAGAGTTTGTCAGCGGCAAAAAGAACggcaagatcaacaagatcatGGGACAGA GTAATGTGCAAATTATCTTCGATGGCTTCAACGAGTACAACTTCTACATCGATGTGTGCGGAAACCAGTATGAGTCAACGAAGAACGGTCTCGATCTCGTCGAGCAGGAAATGCCGGCTTCGATCTCGTTCCATGTTCCCGATCAATACCACAAGCGGATCATTGGCATCGGTGGCCAGCATATTCAGCGCATCATGAAAAAATACTCGGTCTTCGTCAAGTTTTCTAATGCTATGGATCGCGGTGGTATGGgcaaggaggatgacgacATCAAGGTTGACAATGTCATCTGCCGCACGCCAGCCCGTAACGCACAGAGCTTGGATCTTGTCAAGCAGGAGATCATGGACATGGTCGAGAAGGTCGACGCAGAATATGTGTCTGAGCGCGTTGTGATCAACCGCCTCTACCACCGTGAACTCCTCGCTCGCATGACGGAGATCGATGAGCTCGaaaagaaatggaactgCAAGATCGAGTTCCCCAGCACCGAACTTGCCAGTGATGTGGTGACCATCTCAGGACCTGAATACCAGGTTCCGCAAGCTGTTGATGCTTTGCTTGGAATGGTCCCGGAGAGCCATGAGCTCCTTTTCCAAAGCTCTCACGAACTTCGCGAGTACTTCAAGTCTGTCGAATTCCGCAGCGACGTTTGCGCCAAGCTGAAGGAGCAATATGAAGTCGATACTACGGTTGACCTCAGTGCTGACTTCCCCTCCTCCGAAACTAGTTCAACTGGCTCAGTTTCACCGACTTTACCTCCCGAGGACCGTGTTGTGCTTGGATACACTCGGAACAATGCCGGTGGTCTCAAGGATGCGATCGATTTTCTAATCTCGCGCTTAGTGGCACATGGACTTGATGCTAATACCGTCAAAGGAGCCATTCCACGTCCTAAATCTGACTCGTTTGAAGAATCTCTGCCGTTCTTCGACTCTAAGCTGTTGCAACATGCACCTGTTCCCCTTGTTACGGACTCTCCCACCAGACCCAACTTTTCCGATGAGACTAGCGAGCGCGGATCGATCTTCGAAAGACTCCGTAAGCCTGGTAGCATCTCGTCGTTCTCGTCTTTCATCGGCCGCAAGAACCACTCCGCCTCTCCCGGATCGTTCTTCAAACACGCCTCCAGCAACGCCTCTAAAGCTTCACTGGTTTCCATGGAATCTCGGGATAGTGGCTACCGCAACCCATGGAACGATTCGGGCGTGAATCTCCCCGAGGATGATCTGCCCGTCCTGGGGAGCTcccacagccacagcagcagcaatggCTGGCCAGCGCGCTTTGACACAAAATTTCCATTCGGTACCGCGCCGGGGGACATGACCCCCAAGCATGACCCCCGCGCGTCTTTTGATAGTGGTCGTCCTAGTACTTCCAATTCTACTTCTGGATACCCGGCCCCTATTGGGCCACCGCGTTAA
- a CDS encoding uncharacterized protein (predicted protein) — MTAAQLPTGSIPTGLPTNEEVQEYEKILKISDDIFTGTHPRLKVPQQFVRKPASRNPPTSTQAQVKTSERPGSSTWNAPQTVSAPSKPASALSTNTGDGLSGTTAPSRIVPKHTSEIDPIFLTKSDDLVRAELQLQRQRVERTLREQLEQKRQESRQKASIQDAKPDFDVSDVLNKAFEIVKPSPSVDGRGAGEPSDSENSFYSSRAPDSPQQGDQQKPSPAPPSNSDEPVTEAPAENYSDELQRLEALNRTESDQDMQDTYPVADHGIPYQKQPRPAAADSVAHKYQEAQPTDAFEEPEYSPPAPGVPPMERGENYDPQRGYPSGPRRRGPDARQPDRPRYAPGSNSPRDDIRVVRNHITSPAAPRPSRVSPLANAKVPSVYQHKEPRPVYGTEHQASPDAPPQQLMPRKRRRLHEERDRSRAVAYRMQTGAPDGTYIKEEPVSPPPFTDTSPAYRSRPAQERPIYIDIASPRYTPVIERREPPMRDTAYDVDAYDIRGDSGMPRTVSRLSTRRPIRDDQDLRRVASLHQARQPEYPREYVDQASPHAMRASSYAVVERPPPRYYDEIATPPARRYIAVGDSPTSPRYQETYYDEEPPSRMMAPPTRRIVVDEQGNQYYETVPAPRMQAMPPPTSRMPAPRSEVYDDHPPVRYTSVRAPSVVEDPYGGRRYVQDMPPPQSTYRRVTDYARPAPSEHRPYVAPFDEREPLPRSASVQVTDYSMRRPHYIEEAEVPRERIVRVPSVRPPTARYEEPREVIQRVESVRPAGRDVSIYMDDDPRRPREYIERPVYLSTRPVAREEHYYDNGEPERVVLDGGVHRVPHRY; from the coding sequence ATGACAGCAGCTCAACTTCCCACGGGTAGTATACCTACGGGGCTACCAACAAATGAGGAAGTCCAGGAATATGAGAAGATTCTGAAAATAAGTGACGATATATTTACTGGAACTCACCCTAGATTGAAAGTTCCCCAGCAGTTTGTGCGCAAACCCGCGTCGCGCAATCCCCCTACCTCCACTCAAGCCCAGGTAAAAACGAGTGAACGGCCTGGGTCTTCCACATGGAATGCACCTCAGACCGTTTCAGCGCCTTCAAAACCTGCAAGCGCACTGAGTACGAATACTGGTGACGGTTTGTCTGGCACGACCGCTCCCTCGCGTATTGTACCGAAACATACTTCTGAAATTGATCCTATCTTCCTGACCAAATCGGATGATCTAGTCAGAGCAGAACTACAGTTACAGCGTcaaagggtggaaaggacGTTGCGGGAACAACTCGAGCAGAAGAGACAAGAGTCAAGGCAAAAAGCCTCTATACAAGACGCAAAGCCTGACTTCGATGTTTCTGATGTCTTAAATAAGGCCTTCGAGATAGTCAAGCCGTCCCCCTCGGTTGATGGCCGTGGTGCTGGCGAGCCCAGTGACTCCGAAAATTCGTTCTACTCTAGTAGAGCCCCTGACTCTCCGCAGCAGGGCGATCAACAGAAACCGTCACCTGCACCTCCCTCTAATTCCGATGAGCCTGTTACTGAGGCTCCAGCAGAGAATTATTCAGATGAGTTGCAACGGCTTGAAGCCCTCAACCGCACTGAATCGGATCAGGATATGCAAGATACTTACCCGGTTGCAGACCACGGAATACCCTACCAGAAACAGCCGCGTCCTGCTGCGGCAGACTCCGTCGCTCACAAGTACCAAGAAGCTCAGCCAACAGACGCGTTCGAAGAGCCGGAGTATTCGCCTCCAGCCCCGGGTGTGCCCCCGAtggagaggggggaaaatTATGATCCTCAGCGAGGTTACCCCAGCGGACCAAGAAGGCGCGGTCCAGACGCTCGTCAGCCCGACCGCCCCCGTTATGCCCCTGGATCGAACTCGCCTAGAGACGATATAAGGGTTGTGCGTAACCATATAACATCCCCGGCAGCTCCAAGGCCTTCCAGGGTTTCTCCTTTGGCCAACGCCAAAGTTCCCTCCGTTTATCAGCACAAAGAGCCACGTCCAGTGTACGGTACGGAACATCAGGCAAGTCCCGATGCTCCACCCCAGCAGTTGATGCCTAGAAAGCGCAGGAGGTTACATGAGGAAAGAGACCGGTCTCGCGCGGTCGCATATAGAATGCAAACTGGAGCCCCTGATGGCACTTACATCAAGGAGGAGCCAGTttcgccgccgccgttcACAGACACTTCCCCAGCATACCGTAGTCGTCCGGCTCAAGAGAGACCAATCTACATTGATATCGCGTCTCCTCGCTACACACCGGTAATTGAAAGGAGAGAGCCCCCAATGAGAGACACTGCATATGATGTAGATGCTTATGATATCCGTGGCGATTCCGGGATGCCGCGTACCGTTTCGCGGCTGAGTACCAGACGGCCAATTCGTGATGATCAAGATTTGCGGAGAGTTGCGAGTCTCCATCAAGCTCGGCAACCTGAATATCCTCGTGAATATGTTGACCAAGCTAGTCCCCATGCTATGCGAGCTTCGTCCTACGCTGTTGTTGAGCGGCCCCCGCCCAGGTACTATGACGAGATTGCAACCCCTCCGGCGCGACGCTATATTGCTGTGGGAGATTCTCCAACCTCGCCACGGTATCAGGAGACATATTATGATGAAGAACCTCCAAGCCGTATGATGGCGCCTCCAACACGGAGAATCGTTGTTGATGAGCAGGGCAATCAGTACTATGAAACTGTGCCTGCGCCGAGGATGCAAGCAATGCCTCCCCCAACCAGTCGAATGCCGGCACCCAGAAGTGAGGTCTACGACGACCATCCGCCAGTACGCTATACAAGTGTTCGGGCTCCATCTGTCGTCGAAGATCCGTACGGTGGCCGGAGGTACGTGCAGGATATGCCACCTCCGCAAAGTACCTATCGGCGGGTCACCGACTACGCTCGCCCGGCCCCGAGTGAGCATCGGCCTTATGTAGCACCCTTCGATGAGCGAGAACCACTGCCACGCAGCGCCAGTGTTCAGGTGACCGACTATTCTATGCGACGCCCGCATTATATTGAAGAGGCCGAGGTTCCACGCGAGAGGATCGTCCGAGTGCCAAGCGTACGACCACCAACCGCTCGGTACGAGGAACCGCGGGAGGTCATCCAGCGAGTAGAGAGTGTCCGGCCAGCTGGCAGGGATGTGAGCATATATATGGACGATGACCCCCGACGGCCCAGAGAATATATTGAGCGGCCTGTCTATCTTTCTACACGGCCAGTGGCTAGAGAAGAACATTACTACGACAACGGCGAACCCGAGAGGGTTGTGCTTGATGGCGGAGTCCATCGAGTTCCTCACCGCTACTGA
- a CDS encoding putative pyrimidine 5'-nucleotidase (haloacid dehalogenase-like hydrolase) — MSPSNDATSAGSDPRPVFFFDIDNCKLIREWYLQFTHMEAGLTKYRSITDQFFVKHLSLNGEDAHMLHKKYYTEYGLAIEGLTRHHKIDPLQFNSEVDDALPLDRILKPDPQLRKLLEDIDRSKVRLWLLTNAYVTHGKRVVKLLGVDDQFEGITFCDYGQLPLVCKPTQEMYAKAEREANVPSTAERYFVDDSGLNCKHAAARGWQTAHLVEPGLPLPDAPVSQYMIRNLEELRTCFPHLFKTSN, encoded by the exons ATGTCCCCATCAAACGATGCGACCAGCGCGGGCTCGGATCCTAGACCggtgttcttctttgacaTAGATAACTGT AAGCTGATTCGTGAGTGGTACTTGCAATTCACACATATGGAGGCGGGACTAACCAAATACCGTTCTATTACAGATCAATTTTTCGTGAAACACCTCTCCCTCAACGGCGAAGACGCTCATATGCTGCACAAGAAATACTACACAGAGTACGGGCTCGCAATTGAAGGTCTCACTCGCCACCACAAAATCGATCCGCTTCAATTCAACAGCGAAGTCGACGATGCGCTGCCGTTGGACAGGATCCTGAAACCCGATCCCCAGCTGCGCAAGCTGCTCGAAGACATCGATAGGAGTAAAGTGAGGTTGTGGCTTCTGACCAACGCATATGTCACTCATGGAAAACGGGTCGTGAAATTGCTGGGAGTGGATGACCAGTTCGAGGGCATCACCTTCTGCGACTACGGGCAGCTCCCTCTGGTCTGCAAGCCAACACAGGAGATGTACGCTAAGGCGGAGAGGGAGGCAAATGTCCCGAGTACGGCAGAACGCTATTTTGTCG ATGACTCCGGTTTGAACTGCAAGCACGCCGCGGCTCGCGGCTGGCAGACGGCCCACCTCGTTGAGCCAGGGCTTCCTTTGCCTGATGCCCCGGTGTCGCAATATATGATCCGGAACCTGGAAGAACTGAGGACATGCTTCCCACACTTATTCAAGACTTCGAACTGA
- a CDS encoding putative dynactin (microtubule-associated protein dynactin DCTN1/Glued) has product MADLTPGHVVTLTDGRQATVRFAGATHFAAGDWIGIELDEPTGKNDGAVQGERYFDCEFGYGMFVRPTAIAAIIGPPTKETKPAAKGTANAPQTRGRAQTGSGLGIKKPSALQAANTKRHSGSSASPSPAAKPASQRLGLKGRPSIGAKSTSMGPPPPPSASRPSRPSISGASNRTVRPGLQGTTTAPAGVAKRPALRPTASKTSEEQERGSPQSEDIDTADNYAEGDEMESEEPTAKPSRLASGSSRAGAARPGFSQTSSPRQAQSTALSRELEELKTKLRVMEKKRTEDREKLKALETLQQERDKFESIIQKLQAKYQPQQLEISDLRKKLRESEAQLEEIERIQAEHDSILEMATLDREMAEETADAFRHEVETLKLRVEELQLEAEVLREENEELGQTMSPEEKSSHGWLQMERTNERLREALIRLRDMTQQQESELKDQIKELQQDLEEYESIKSQYESTKEKLLVAENNVEDLKQQLETALGAEEMIEELADKNMHYQEEINELNAAIEDLEALKEINDELEYNHIETEKQMQEEIDYKDSLFNEQCRKVAQQDEVIEDLEYTLARFRELVSTLQGDLEDMRASQQITEAEATDLTTRSRAMMDLNLKLQASVSKAQTKTIDIELERLDAQEAAQHLSILKLYLPEYFEGEKNGILALLRFKRVSFKSSLMISTVRERFPEQTSDPAAVEDGFTAHDVLEKLMWIGAICDRFINYITNCSAESFDRTKATLFEMEPVERTVNFWIESVRKNELNMKKCGIELQRSIALLSHLAEVHLPTSLETFADELCMRSSLTQSYIDHAASLISRLRTLLQSKITVLEGEDEEPNFLFSKMETLVTQARGLKVAMGKIYKALEDLRSRSLALSQDVAGPFKETEEAAKNLSELARHLGENIALIVSDESRTEPLTLEEATKSMSQVSTLYAQPSESGSECSDTMSFIANRLRSLGGNLEELDSISTDLSITSEFERLPSPWIARASELKSNKAVSPDADEEIRRLKNEIHEASTALGVKDKTIEEQALKVELVESRMQEASKKASMVKELETKIETMRTKETELEGMVEKQRKELQALETEREEIKARLDRVKRASGTTGITTTEGVVVDNALSLATMRENEALRAEVESLQAAVRFLREENRRGNMLDPYSVQRSAEMYSWLDVPLTQANGNAQHDKIQQTASESRDVFSHLLKLTKESNICDLKSTMSQENGNRASWRPSKTKLRYQVLQQRENFEHWTEWRDDIVNQEREQDRLVNTKKERLARDRARRHAPKNSVFGGFPQGLGHGMMGRAWEILGMQQDHRKLADRPVEPSITPSF; this is encoded by the exons ATGGCTGATTTAACTCCCGGCCATGTGGTCACATTAACCGACGGTCGGCAGGCCACCGTACGGTTTGCTGGAGCCACTCACTTCGCTGCCGGGGACTGGATCGGCATTGAATTGGACGAACCCACAGGAAAGAATGACGGAGCCGTCCAAGGAGAACGCTACTTCGACTGCGAATTCGGATATGGCATGTTCGTCCGACCAACTGCCATTGCGGCCATTATTGGCCCGcccacaaaagaaaccaaaccGGCTGCTAAGGGGACAGCGAATGCTCCGCAGACCAGAGGGCGGGCCCAAACTGGAAGTGGACTGGGGATCAAGAAACCGAGCGCTTTGCAAGCCGCGAATACGAAAAGACACAGTGGTAGCTCGGCTAGTCCGAGTCCTGCAGCGAAGCCTGCGTCCCAGCGGTTGGGCTTGAAG GGTCGGCCGTCTATTGGGGCTAAGTCGACATCAATGGGGCCCCCGCCTCCCCCATCTGCGTCGCGGCCCTCCCGGCCATCGATATCTGGAGCTTCGAACAGAACTGTTAGACCAGGTCTACAAGGAACTACGACGGCGCCCGCTGGGGTGGCCAAGCGCCCTGCTTTGCGGCCAACCGCTTCCAAGACCTCGGAGGaacaagagagagggagTCCACAATCAGAGGATATCGATACTGCCGATAATTATGCCGAGGGTGATGAGATGGAAAGCGAGGAGCCAACTGCTAAACCGTCTAGACTGGCTTCTGGTTCATCTCGGGCAGGTGCTGCTCGCCCGGGGTTCTCCCAGACCTCGTCGCCGCGACAAGCTCAGAGTACCGCGCTGTCAagggagctggaagaattgaaaACAAAGCTTAGGGTGATGGAGAAAAAGCGGACTGAAGATCGAGAGAAGCTCAAGGCCTTGGAGACACTTCAGCAGGAGCGGGATAAATTCGAAAGTATTATCCAGAAACTGCAAGCTAAATaccagccgcagcaactTGAGATTAGTGACTTGcggaagaagttgagagAATCAGAGGCCCAACTCGAAGAGATCGAGCGCATCCAAGCGGAGCATGACTCGATTCTGGAAATGGCAACCCTCGACCGCGAGATGGCGGAAGAGACGGCCGATGCTTTTAGGCACGAGGTTGAAACATTAAAGTTGAGGGTGGAAGAGCTTCAGTTGGAGGCGGAGGTCCTGCGtgaggagaatgaggagCTCGGTCAGACTATGAGTCCGGAGGAGAAGTCCAGTCATGGATGGCTGCAAATGGAGAGAACAAATGAGCGTCTCCGCGAGGCCCTCATACGTCTTCGCGATATGACACAGCAGCAGGAATCCGAGTTGAAGGACCAAATCAAGGAACTACAACAAGATTTGGAGGAGTACGAAAGCATCAAGTCCCAGTATGAATCcaccaaggagaagctgctTGTAGCGGAAAACAATGTTGAAGATCTCAAGCAGCAACTGGAGACTGCTCTCGGTGCGGAGGAGATGATCGAGGAGCTCGCAGATAAGAATATGCACTACCAAGAGGAGATCAACGAACTCAACGCTGCGATCGAGGATCTCGAGGCGCTGAAGGAAATCAACGATGAGCTCGAGTACAACCACATCGAGACAGAAAAGCAAAtgcaagaagaaatcgactACAAGGACTCCCTATTCAATGAGCAATGCCGTAAGGTTGCCCAGCAAGACGAAGTCATCGAGGACTTGGAGTACACTTTGGCGCGATTCAGGGAGCTAGTCTCTACTCTCCAAGGGGACTTGGAGGATATGCGAGCCTCTCAGCAGATCACAGAAGCCGAAGCTACGGATCTAACAACACGTTCTCGTGCCATGATGGACCTGAACTTGAAGCTGCAGGCATCGGTTTCCAAAGCACAGACGAAGACCATCGACATTGAACTCGAACGCCTGGAcgctcaagaagctgccCAACACCTATCCATCTTGAAACTATACCTTCCCGAGTACttcgagggagagaagaacGGCATCCTTGCACTTCTACGTTTCAAGCGTGTTAGTTTTAAATCGTCTTTAATGATCAGCACCGTCCGAGAGAGATTCCCCGAGCAGACATCCGATCCGGCTGCAGTGGAAGATGGCTTCACGGCGCATGATGTTCTCGAGAAACTCATGTGGATCGGCGCCATCTGCGACCGATTCATCAATTACATCACCAACTGCTCCGCAGAAAGCTTCGACAGGACCAAGGCGACATTGTTCGAAATGGAGCCGGTCGAGCGCACCGTGAACTTCTGGATAGAATCCGTAAGGAAGAATGAGCtgaacatgaagaaatgTGGCATTGAGCTGCAAAGGTCCATTGCACTACTATCCCATCTGGCGGAAGTCCACCTACCAACTTCATTAGAGACGTTCGCCGACGAGCTCTGCATGCGCTCATCCTTAACTCAGTCATACATCGACCACGCCGCATCCTTGATATCGCGCCTCAGAACTTTGTTACAGTCCAAGATCACAGTCCtagaaggcgaagatgaagagcccaatttcctcttcagcaaaATGGAAACCCTAGTAACTCAAGCGCGGGGGCTGAAAGTAGCCATGGGCAAGATCTACAAAGCCCTTGAAGATCTCCGATCAAGGTCCCTTGCCCTGTCCCAAGACGTAGCAGGCCCCTTCAAGGAAACAGAGGAAGCCGCCAAAAATCTTTCCGAGCTGGCCCGGCACCTAGGAGAGAACATTGCGCTTATCGTAAGCGACGAAAGCCGAACGGAGCCACTGACGCTGGAAGAGGCAACGAAGAGCATGTCCCAGGTCTCGACCCTCTACGCGCAGCCATCGGAATCAGGAAGCGAATGTAGCGACACAATGTCCTTCATCGCGAACCGACTACGCAGCCTAGGCGGAAACCTCGAGGAACTCGACTCAATCTCAACCGACTTGTCAATCACATCAGAATTCGAAAGACTCCCCTCCCCGTGGATCGCACGAGCCTCAGAACTAAAATCCAACAAAGCAGTGTCTCCAGACGCGGATGAAGAAATCCGACGTCTCAAGAACGAAATCCATGAAGCCTCAACAGCCCTAGGCGTCAAGGACAAGACGATCGAAGAACAAGCGCTGAAGGTCGAACTCGTCGAGTCCAGAATGCAAGAAGCTAGCAAAAAGGCCTCCATGGTCAAAGAGCTCGAGACCAAGATCGAAACCATgcgaacaaaagaaacagaacTGGAGGGCATGGTCGAAAAACAACGCAAAGAGCTCCAAGCGCTGGAAACAGAGCGCGAGGAGATCAAAGCTCGACTGGACAGGGTCAAACGCGCGTCCGGCACAACCGGAATCACCACGACTGAGGGCGTGGTGGTCGACAACGCCCTGTCTCTTGCTACGATGCGCGAGAATGAGGCTCTCCGCGCCGAGGTGGAAAGTCTGCAAGCGGCCGTCCGCTTCCTGCGTGAAGAGAACCGCCGGGGCAACATGCTCGATCCGTACTCTGTGCAGCGCTCAGCGGAGATGTACTCTTGGCTTGACGTGCCCCTTACACAAGCCAACGGTAATGCTCAGCATGATAAGATCCAACAGACCGCCTCGGAGAGCAGGGATGtcttttctcatcttctcaaGCTAACCAAGGAGTCGAATATCTGCGATCTGAAGTCCACCATGTCTCAAGAGAATGGTAATCGTGCCAGTTGGCGCCCTTCCAAGACTAAACTGCGCTATCAGGTTCTCCAACAGCGGGAGAACTTCGAGCATTGGACTGAATGGCGCGATGATATCGTCAACCAGGAAAGAGAGCAGGACAGACTGGTTAATACGAAGAAAGAGCGCCTTGCTCGTGATCGCGCCCGGAGACACGCACCCAAGAATTCGGTATTCGGTGGCTTTCCGCAGGGGCTAGGACATGGAATGATGGGCCGCGCTTGGGAGATCCTGGGCATGCAGCAAGATCATCGCAAACTGGCTGATAGACCGGTAGAACCTTCCATAACGCCTTCGTTCTAG